A DNA window from Arachis duranensis cultivar V14167 chromosome 3, aradu.V14167.gnm2.J7QH, whole genome shotgun sequence contains the following coding sequences:
- the LOC107477979 gene encoding external alternative NAD(P)H-ubiquinone oxidoreductase B3, mitochondrial-like, with protein MRWSSFYHTASRVFNEYPSWSKSAIVCTVISSGGLVAYGEAVQSENVKEAPKKKVVILGTGWAGTSFLKSIRSSSYDIHVVSPRNYFAFTPLLPSVTCGTVEARSIVEPIRNISRKSGVNIEFSEAECYKIDPKNKKVYCRADPEKKMGGIEDFSLDYDYLVIAMGARSNTFNTPGVQEHAYFLKEVDDALRIRQKVVDLFEKASIPSISDEEKKKLLSFVIVGGGPTGVEFAAELHDFVHEDLSKLYPSLQRYVNITLLEAGDHILNMFDKRITEFAETKFKRDGIDVKLGSMVIKVSEREISAKDRVSGQVASIPHGMVVWSTGVGPRPEIIEFMKQVGQSNRRALATDEWLRVEGYDNIYALGDCATINQRKVMEDISLIFSKADKKNSGKLDLKEFQGVVDDIIERYPQVEIYLKKNQMKDIATLLKFSQESSVTVDIESFKSALSNVDTQMKNLPRTAQVAAQQGAYLADCFNRMEICERYPEGPLRFRGTGRHRFHPFRYKHFGQFAPLGGEQTAAQLPGDWISIGHSTQWLWYSIYASKLVSWRTRALVVSDWGRRFVFGRDSSRI; from the exons ATGCGTTGGTCATCCTTCTATCACACAGCATCAAGGGTTTTTAATGAGTATCCCAGCTGGTCCAAGTCTGCTATTGTATGCACTGTTATCAG TAGTGGAGGCCTAGTGGCATATGGTGAAGCGGTACAAAGTGAGAATGTGAAAGAAGCCCCAAAAAAGAAAGTGGTGATTCTTGGAACTGGTTGGGCAGGAACCAGTTTTCTTAAGAGCATCAGAAGTTCATCTTATGATATCCATGTTGTTTCACCTCGTAACTATTTTGCATTCACCCCTTTGTTGCCAAGTGTCACTTGTGGCACTGTCGAAGCACGCAGCATTGTTGAACCCATTCGCAACATCTCAAGAAAG AGTGGTGTAAATATTGAATTCAGTGAAGCTGAATGCTATAAGATCGACCCGAAGAACAAGAAAGTTTACTGCCGTGCTGATCCAGAGAAAAAGATGGGTGGGATTGAAGATTTTTCCCTTGATTATGATTACCTTGTAATAGCCATGGGAGCACGTTCTAATACCTTCAACACACCTGGAGTTCAGGAACATGCTTACTTCTTGAAG GAAGTGGATGATGCTCTAAGAATCCGGCAAAAGGTGGTTGATCTTTTTGAGAAAGCAAGCATTCCATCCATAtctgatgaagagaagaagaagcttcTGAGTTTTGTGATTGTTGGAGGAGGCCCAACTGGGGTAGAGTTTGCTGCAGAACTTCATGACTTTGTTCATGAGGATCTTTCTaaactctatccttctctacaACGTTATGTCAATATCACTTTGCTGGAGGCCGGAGATCATATCTTAAACAT GTTTGACAAGAGAATCACAGAATTTGCTGAAACAAAGTTCAAAAGGGATGGCATAGATGTGAAGTTAGGATCTATGGTTATCAAAGTAAGTGAGAGAGAAATCTCGGCCAAAGACAGAGTAAGCGGTCAAGTTGCTTCCATACCTCATGGAATGGTAGTTTGGTCCACCGGCGTCGGTCCTCGACCAgaaataattgaatttatgAAACAAGTTGGCCAG AGTAATAGACGTGCATTAGCCACTGATGAATGGCTAAGGGTGGAGGGATATGACAACATCTATGCTTTAGGTGATTGTGCTACTATAAATCAGAGGAAAGTTATG GAAGATATATCATTGATATTCAGCAAGGCAGACAAGAAGAACAGCGGGAAGTTGGATCTGAAAGAGTTTCAAGGCGTTGTGGACGACATCATAGAGAGGTACCCTCAGGTGGAGATTTATTTAAAGAAGAACCAAATGAAAGATATTGCTACCTTGCTCAAGTTTTCTCAAGAGAGCTCAGTTACTGTTGACATTGAATCCTTCAAATCTGCACTTTCCAATGTTGATACTCAAATGAAAAATCTCCCTCGAACTGCTCAG GTAGCTGCTCAACAAGGAGCGTATCTTGCAGATTGTTTCAACCGTATGGAGATATGCGAGCGGTATCCGGAAGGTCCTCTTAGATTCAGGGGAACCGGACGCCATCGCTTTCATCCCTTCAG GTACAAGCATTTTGGACAGTTCGCTCCTCTAGGAGGAGAACAAACTGCAGCTCAACTTCCGGGAGATTGGATTTCAATTGGCCATAGCACTCAATGGTTGTGGTATTCTATATATGCTAG CAAACTAGTGAGTTGGAGAACAAGAGCATTGGTGGTATCTGATTGGGGAAGAAGATTCGTATTTGGGAGGGACTCAAGTCGAATCTGA